In the Nakamurella alba genome, one interval contains:
- a CDS encoding tubulin-like doman-containing protein, translating into MFVVGLGGSGGKTLQFLMDQLRNELHAKGWTDDTLPASWKFVHIDVPQVPDGVGEGLPDTVPQQGGTYIPVVTTPNATYTQLDAGVVGGIPSMEELVGWRPDPPENVGVTIQLGAGQYRAVGRMLTLSKTGQIFERLTALAGEINSPAAHRDAARLRSLLSLPPQPISESMVIVVSSLAGGTGASMTLDVCNLLRNIQGIPGDRSIAFLYAPDVFNKLDEGARQGVNANALGTISEMLSAQLNKTQPWTDAQWQIYRASGAPFRPGRGPFAVFAVGASAGTGITPFGNGANDIYRSMARTLVPLLMSEKMQNDLEGYTTTNWETMAGLVDKSPLAWKPSGPQAVQLLGGIGSGRISLGRDRYEEYVAQRLARMSVERLLRGHQTDAVRQGTQTDREAIDLIRFGEYMNFLRAAGLPAIDPSRTDIEALSGWVSTLIPVAESQRLADQATGSIVPMLFGQVSALTGSQIAARLDQNIESLALSLKNQADEAARGAAGRWVTSFQSHVETGALRVAGRRGLPVLRAVLQQFRDEITTWSGTLQEWSTRLPSPTGLSQQATASFAQEKAQLGPQHPQLQDALRQINGGLMTIAVQSGAAMLADLLREATTRVLEPLLAAVGRAENDLTVLEENVAGSKAVASVRTEQVTHWPEGDAVAARWSTATNEVLLEPAAEYPARFADHMRKTFTLTEMVSRQKPTDVESARMAAEEVITFFDAGPMLPQVQAADRMPAFDPSTGSPTRIGRQATWWPQKLGIQQQPADAVYSPQFTPAELLAGAREWVRRPGSELREFVRQGIRAAWLRPDAQRSGPEQDRFEQEFTAKFFEALDKSAPLASVNEAMVQAIHDKPNVQITYQFSEMPFAGMRGIVDRIVQRLRATNTIDDLRAVEAFTNAASSTVDQPSIDIQGMFAQPYSPLVFNSLMDPVRGQWVSASASQRAAFWDKRRSRVLRDFLPVSHDWIRTFVTGWLVGRVTGEIVVPGQLDSSQVVRVFSPAPLGQGGTWLEFGPRLLGVAGINIDATGWSIPAKVLESLALAVALCNGDPTLKALAPYVAVRKLGERYPQEGADGQYLPVNPALQAWITDGRSRSGIAPQVLDELKASGDPLADARARRDQVLEWIAGVGQDFEPYRNLPVRRSNWKDVEPWWEIVDFLLAGAAELDGVARDEKFLTLVSRAAPETPVWSAGEDEPPPAKPRSRA; encoded by the coding sequence ATGTTCGTCGTCGGTCTCGGCGGATCCGGTGGCAAGACGTTGCAGTTCCTGATGGACCAGCTGCGGAACGAGCTGCACGCCAAGGGCTGGACCGACGACACGCTGCCCGCGTCGTGGAAGTTCGTGCACATCGACGTGCCGCAGGTGCCGGACGGCGTCGGCGAGGGGCTGCCGGACACCGTGCCGCAGCAGGGCGGCACCTACATCCCCGTGGTCACCACCCCGAACGCGACCTACACCCAGCTGGACGCGGGCGTGGTCGGCGGGATCCCGAGCATGGAGGAACTGGTCGGCTGGCGGCCGGACCCGCCGGAGAACGTCGGCGTGACCATCCAGCTGGGCGCCGGCCAGTACCGCGCGGTCGGCCGGATGCTCACCCTGTCCAAGACCGGCCAGATCTTCGAGCGGCTGACGGCGCTCGCCGGGGAGATCAACAGCCCGGCCGCGCACCGGGACGCGGCCCGGCTGCGATCACTGCTGTCGCTGCCCCCGCAACCCATCTCCGAGTCGATGGTCATCGTGGTGTCGTCGCTGGCCGGCGGCACCGGTGCGTCGATGACGCTGGACGTCTGCAACCTGCTGCGCAACATCCAGGGCATCCCGGGCGACCGGTCCATCGCCTTCCTGTACGCCCCGGACGTCTTCAACAAGCTCGACGAGGGCGCCCGGCAGGGCGTGAACGCCAATGCGCTGGGCACGATCTCGGAGATGCTCTCGGCCCAGTTGAACAAGACCCAGCCGTGGACCGACGCCCAGTGGCAGATCTACCGCGCGTCCGGCGCCCCGTTCCGGCCCGGCCGCGGCCCGTTCGCGGTGTTCGCCGTCGGGGCCTCGGCCGGCACCGGGATCACCCCGTTCGGTAACGGGGCCAACGACATCTACCGAAGCATGGCGCGCACACTGGTGCCGCTGCTGATGTCGGAGAAGATGCAGAACGACCTCGAGGGCTACACCACCACCAACTGGGAGACCATGGCCGGCCTGGTCGACAAGTCCCCGCTGGCCTGGAAACCCAGTGGGCCGCAGGCGGTCCAGCTGCTCGGCGGCATCGGGTCCGGCCGCATCTCGCTCGGCCGTGACCGGTACGAGGAGTACGTCGCGCAGCGGCTGGCCCGCATGTCGGTGGAACGGCTGCTGCGCGGCCACCAGACCGACGCGGTCCGCCAGGGCACCCAGACCGACCGGGAGGCCATCGATCTCATCCGTTTCGGCGAGTACATGAACTTCCTGCGGGCGGCGGGCCTGCCGGCCATCGATCCGTCCCGGACGGACATCGAGGCGCTCTCGGGATGGGTGTCGACCTTGATCCCGGTCGCCGAGTCGCAGCGACTGGCCGACCAGGCCACCGGCTCGATCGTGCCGATGCTGTTCGGCCAGGTGTCGGCGCTGACCGGCAGCCAGATCGCCGCCCGGCTGGACCAGAACATCGAATCCCTGGCCCTGTCGCTGAAGAACCAGGCCGACGAGGCCGCGCGCGGCGCCGCGGGACGCTGGGTGACGAGCTTCCAGTCCCACGTGGAGACCGGCGCACTCCGGGTCGCCGGGCGGCGTGGTCTGCCGGTGCTGCGGGCGGTGCTCCAACAGTTCCGCGACGAGATCACCACGTGGTCCGGTACTCTCCAGGAGTGGTCGACGAGACTGCCGTCCCCGACCGGACTCTCGCAGCAGGCGACGGCATCTTTCGCCCAGGAGAAGGCACAGCTCGGTCCGCAGCACCCACAGCTGCAGGACGCATTGCGGCAGATCAACGGCGGCCTGATGACCATCGCGGTGCAGTCCGGCGCCGCCATGCTCGCCGACCTGCTGCGGGAGGCGACCACCCGGGTCCTGGAGCCGCTCCTCGCGGCCGTCGGCAGGGCGGAGAACGACCTCACCGTGCTGGAGGAGAACGTCGCCGGGTCCAAGGCGGTCGCCTCGGTGCGGACCGAGCAGGTCACCCACTGGCCGGAAGGTGACGCTGTCGCCGCCCGCTGGTCCACCGCCACCAACGAGGTGCTGCTGGAGCCGGCGGCGGAGTACCCGGCCCGGTTCGCCGACCACATGCGCAAGACCTTCACCCTCACCGAGATGGTCTCCCGGCAGAAGCCCACCGACGTGGAGTCGGCCCGGATGGCGGCGGAGGAGGTCATCACCTTCTTCGACGCGGGACCGATGCTGCCGCAGGTACAGGCGGCCGACCGGATGCCGGCCTTCGACCCGTCGACCGGCTCGCCGACCCGGATCGGCCGGCAGGCGACCTGGTGGCCGCAGAAGCTCGGTATCCAGCAGCAGCCCGCCGACGCCGTCTACTCACCACAGTTCACTCCCGCGGAGCTGCTGGCCGGCGCCCGCGAGTGGGTCAGGCGCCCCGGCAGCGAGTTGCGCGAGTTCGTCCGGCAGGGCATCCGGGCGGCCTGGCTGCGGCCGGACGCGCAGCGGTCCGGCCCCGAGCAGGACCGGTTCGAGCAGGAGTTCACCGCGAAGTTCTTCGAGGCGCTGGACAAGTCCGCCCCGCTCGCCTCGGTCAACGAGGCGATGGTGCAGGCGATCCACGACAAGCCGAACGTGCAGATCACGTACCAGTTCTCGGAGATGCCGTTCGCCGGGATGCGCGGGATCGTCGACCGGATCGTGCAGCGGCTGCGCGCCACCAACACCATCGACGACCTGCGCGCGGTCGAGGCCTTCACCAACGCCGCGAGCTCCACGGTCGACCAGCCGTCGATCGACATCCAGGGCATGTTCGCCCAGCCCTACTCGCCGCTGGTCTTCAACTCGCTGATGGATCCGGTCCGTGGGCAGTGGGTCAGCGCGAGTGCCTCGCAGCGGGCGGCGTTCTGGGACAAGCGGCGGTCCCGGGTGCTGCGCGACTTCCTGCCGGTGTCGCACGACTGGATCCGCACCTTCGTCACCGGCTGGCTGGTCGGCCGGGTCACCGGCGAGATCGTGGTCCCGGGTCAGCTGGACAGTTCCCAGGTGGTGCGGGTGTTCTCGCCGGCCCCGCTGGGCCAGGGCGGTACCTGGCTGGAGTTCGGCCCGCGGCTGCTCGGCGTCGCCGGCATCAACATCGACGCCACCGGCTGGTCGATCCCGGCGAAGGTGCTGGAGTCGCTGGCGCTCGCGGTCGCGCTGTGCAACGGCGACCCGACCCTCAAGGCGCTGGCGCCGTACGTGGCGGTACGCAAGCTCGGCGAGCGGTATCCGCAGGAGGGCGCGGACGGTCAGTACCTGCCGGTGAACCCGGCGCTGCAGGCGTGGATCACCGACGGCCGGTCCCGGTCCGGGATCGCACCCCAGGTGCTCGACGAGCTCAAGGCGTCCGGCGACCCGCTCGCCGACGCCCGGGCCCGGCGGGACCAGGTGCTCGAGTGGATCGCCGGGGTCGGTCAGGACTTCGAGCCCTACCGCAACCTGCCGGTCCGCCGCAGCAACTGGAAGGACGTCGAACCCTGGTGGGAGATCGTCGATTTCCTGCTGGCCGGCGCGGCGGAGCTGGACGGCGTGGCACGTGACGAGAAGTTCCTGACCCTGGTGTCGCGGGCCGCGCCCGAGACGCCGGTGTGGTCCGCCGGCGAGGACGAGCCGCCGCCGGCCAAGCCCCGCTCCCGGGCCTGA